Proteins encoded in a region of the Triticum dicoccoides isolate Atlit2015 ecotype Zavitan chromosome 3A, WEW_v2.0, whole genome shotgun sequence genome:
- the LOC119268779 gene encoding methionyl-tRNA formyltransferase-like has product MARCSPPLLRRFFCCAAKSASATSAAAGTKKKNIVFLGSPQVAASVLDTLLAASSSPDSAFQVAAVVTQPPAAKNRGRKLLPSAVAQLALERGFPGDLIFTPERAGEESFLSDLKGVRPELCITAAYGNILPQRFLDIPPCGTVNIHPSLLPLYRGAAPVQRALQDGVAETGVSLAYTVRALDAGPVIACERFSVDECIKAPELLAILFNIGSKLLLDELPSVLDGSAKQKAKPQDDSKATLAPKMNSDESWLTFDEEAKVLHNKVRAFAGWPGTRAKLQLLNQNGEPDVLDIKVISTNVSTSCDKVGDENEILFSGNSLLVPCSGSTWLEVLELQLPGKKVTTARDFWNGLRGQKLLKST; this is encoded by the exons ATGGCGCGCTGCTCCCCGCCGCTGCTGCGCCGCTTCTTCTGCTGCGCCGCCAAATCCGCCTCGGCCacatccgccgccgccggcaccaagAAGAAGAACATCGTCTTCTTGGGATCTCCCCAG GTCGCTGCCTCGGTCCTGGACACGTTGTTGGCCGCGTCCAGCTCCCCCGACTCCGCATTCCAGGTCGCTGCCGTCGTGACACAGCCGCCGGCCGCCAAGAACAGGGGGAGGAAGCTGTTGCCGTCGGCCGTCGCGCAGCTCGCGCTCGAGCGAGGGTTCCCTGGCGACCTCATCTTCACCCCCGAGCGCGCTGGGGAG GAGTCCTTTCTGTCTGACTTGAAGGGGGTGAGACCAGAACTTTGCATCACTGCTGCTTACGGGAACATTTTGCCACAGAGGTTTCTTGATATCCCACCATGTG GTACAGTTAATATACACCCAAGTTTGTTGCCTCTATATCGCGGTGCAGCTCCTGTGCAGAGGGCATTGCAG GATGGTGTTGCAGAAACAGGTGTTTCCCTTGCATATACTGTCCGTGCCTTGGATGCAGGTCCAGTGATTGCTTGCGAAAGGTTTTCTGTCGATGAATGCATCAAG GCACCAGAGCTGCTTGCTATACTATTCAATATAG GGTCCAAGCTACTGCTGGATGAACTACCATCCGTTCTTGATGGTTCAGCTAAGCAAAAGGCAAAGCCACAAGATGACTCCAAAGCTACACTGGCGCCCAAG ATGAATTCGGACGAGTCCTGGCTGACATTTGACGAAGAAGCTAAAGTTCTCCATAACAAG GTGCGAGCATTTGCAGGATGGCCAGGAACCCGCGCAAAATTGCAACTTCTGAACCAAAATGGCGAACCCGATGTTCTAGACATCAAGGTTATCAGTACAAATGTTTCCACGTCCTGTGACAAAGTCGGAGACGAAAATGAAATACTATTCTCAGGGAACTCGCTGCTCGTTCCTTGCAGTGGGTCAACTTGGCTTGAG GTCTTGGAGCTTCAGCTACCTGGAAAGAAGGTAACCACGGCTCGGGACTTCTGGAATGGTTTGCGTGGTCAGaagctattaaaatcaacataa